One genomic segment of Pongo abelii isolate AG06213 chromosome 13, NHGRI_mPonAbe1-v2.0_pri, whole genome shotgun sequence includes these proteins:
- the LOC100436923 gene encoding LOW QUALITY PROTEIN: olfactory receptor 13F1 (The sequence of the model RefSeq protein was modified relative to this genomic sequence to represent the inferred CDS: inserted 1 base in 1 codon; substituted 1 base at 1 genomic stop codon), translating into MFPANWTPVKVFFFLGFSHYPKVQVIIFVVCLLMYLITLLGNITLISVTILDSHLHXPMYLFLSNLSFLDIWYSSSALTPMLANFVSGRNTISFSGCATQMYLSLAMGSTECVLLPMKAYDRYVAICNPLRYPTIMNRRTCVQIAAGSWMTGCLTALVETMSVLPLSLCGNSIINHFTCEILAILKLVCVDTSLVQLIMLVISVLLLPMPVLLICISYAFILTSILRISSVEGRSKAFSTCTAHLMVVVLFYGTALSMYLKPSTVDSQEIDKFMALVYAGLTPMLNPIIXSLRNKEVKVALKKLLIRNPFNAAFISILK; encoded by the exons atgttccCGGCAAATTGGACACctgtaaaagtatttttcttcctgGGATTTTCTCACTACCCCAAAGTTCAGGTCATCATATTTGTGGTGTGCTTGCTGATGTACCTGATCACCTTGCTGGGAAACATTACTCTGATCTCCGTCACCATTCTAGATTCCCACCTGC ACCCCATGTACCTCTTCCTCAGCAATCTGTCCTTTCTGGACATCTGGTACTCCTCTTCTGCGCTCACTCCAATGCTGGCAAACTTTGTTTCAGGGAGAAACACTATTTCATTCTCAGGGTGTGCCACTCAGATGTACCTCTCCCTTGCCATGGGCTCCACTGAGTGTGTGCTCCTGCCCATGAAGGCATATGACCGGTATGTGGCCATCTGCAACCCCCTGAGATACCCTACCATCATGAATAGGAGAACCTGTGTGCAGATTGCAGCTGGCTCCTGGATGACAGGCTGTCTCACTGCCCTGGTGGAAACGATGTCTGTGCTGCCACTGTCTCTCTGTGGTAACAGTATCATCAATCATTTCACTTGTGAAATTCTGGCTATCTTGAAATTGGTTTGTGTGGACACCTCCCTGGTGCAGTTAATCATGCTGGTGATCAGTGTACTTCTTCTCCCCATGCCAGTGCTACTCATTTGTATCTCTTATGCATTTATCCTCACCAGTATCCTGAGAATCAGTTCAGTGGAAGGCCGAAGTAAAGCCTTTTCAACGTGCACAGCCCACCTGATGGTGGTAGTTTTGTTCTATGGGACAGCTCTCTCCATGTACCTGAAGCCCTCCACTGTAGATTCAcaggaaatagataaatttatgGCTTTGGTATATGCTGGACTAACCCCTATGTTGAATCCTATCATCTAGAGTCTACGGAACAAAGAGGTGAAAGTGGCCTTGAAAAAATTGCTGATTAGAAATCCTTTTAATGCTGCCTTCATTTCCATCCTCAAATAA